Below is a window of Desulfobacterales bacterium DNA.
CAATGTAGGTAGACTCTTGCCATACGATGTTTCTTCCTCCGGGAACTTCCAGACGGAACACCGGAGAGAATCCTTTTTGTTCTCGGGCACTATCCAGCTTTCTTTGATAAAGCAGCATATTTACAAACTCGCAAAAAAGGTCTAGCCTTCTTTGGGGCAAAATCTCGTCTTTAACATGCATCAGAATCATCACGGTAAGATAAAGCGGATTTCCGGCAAGTTCTAAAGCCGAATCACTTTCTTCAAGCGCTGAAATAAACGAAGTTGTGTTGTCTTCCGCAAGTTCAGGATCTCTTTCCCTAAAAAATTTATAGAACCGATGGACAAAATCATTTATCTGAGGCTCAGTCAAATCCAGCAGCCGAATTTGCGGAAGGCTAAAGCTGTCCAGCATCGATTCGTCTATGGCTGCGGGCCTTGAGGTTACAATGATGTTAAAGGCATCTTGGACCATTGCCGCAACAGTGGTTGCCAGGCTTTTTCTCATTTCTTCCGAAGCAATTTCGTCAAAACCGTCGAGGAGAAGCTGCACAGTCCTTCTTTGATTAACCAGCGCTTCATTGCTCAATTGCGTATCAGCATCCAGTTGCCGATTCCAGTCATTACAGACATATTCAATTAAAGTATCCCTTTGCTTCGTTTTATCAGGCACTTTTGTAAAAGATTCCGGCAGGGCATGCAGTCGCACAAATATGGGAGTAGGGTTGCCGTCGTTATCCGCCTTCTCAAGGTTTCTGAAAAGGTTGCCGCCCAGCGCCTTCATTGCCGTAGTCTTACCGCTGCCGGCATTTCCTGTAACCAGACAGGAAAAAGGTGGTTTGACAAGTTTTAGAAGGGGCTCGCTTCTTCTGCTGTGCTTGAAATACCAGTCCAATATCCCAATAACTGCAGCAGGTTCGCTTTTCGTTTTTTTAGCGACTTTCTCAATCAGTGACCGAAAATCTGAGCTGGTAAGCTCTCTGATCCTATCTCTTACGAAATCCACAAAGGCCTCGGCCGTCCTGCAAAACACTTGTAATCCGTCATTAGCATCACCCGTGTATTCGAAAATTTCGCCGCGTTCTTTCAGGTAGCGTGAAATATAATCGCTCCATGTTAGTGGGTGCGATAGAAATTTTTTTATTTTTTCGTTTTTTTTGTAATCTTTCAGGCTTTCTGAATCAGGCAGGTCGTACCTCACGTCTTCAAGCGCCGCACTTTGTTCAAAGTACACATCGCTGACCTTCAGCCTTTCCGGATCATCCCGATCAAAGCCCCGACCAATATGTTTGATTTTAATCCAGGATAGCTCCTTTTTGAAAACTTCATAAAGTTTCCGCCAATTAAGGGGTTTAATTTCCATTTTCGTGACGGCCTTGTCAGATCCTTTTGTTATTTCAAGCAATTGTCTCTGAATTCTTGTTTGTTCTTCTATCTCTTTCAATCCCGCTGCATTCAATTTCACCAGCGTGCTTGTGTCCACACCAATCTGATGCGTCGTGAGTATCAAATCGCGTTTGGCAAAAACATCATCGCATTCAGGATATTTCCCCATCTCCATTATTAAGTGATCCACAAAATCCTGCACGATATCTTCGGGGACTGTATCGACACCATCAATTTTAAGTTGGGCGATAAGTTTGATATCGGGATTTTGTAGAATAAAACAGAACTTTTCGAGTTCCTCGTCCGATATTTGATAATGGAAAAATCGGTTGTTTTTTCTGCCGAATTTATGTTTATACTCTTGTTCGTACCACTGTTTTGTTTTCTCTAAGGCTTCGTCATAAGCTTTCTGAAGCGGTGTTCTGTTGTCCTTAAGGAGGCCTATAAGGGCATCAAATGTTTTTGCGCCAAGAATCTTATAAATAATCTGCTCTATTGGAGTCATGTTGTCCCTCCTTATTTATTCAATGATAACCATGAGCGTCCTGTTTTCCTTGTTAGCAATCAAATCCGAAATGGTCCGGGCATAGGTGTCGAAATCAAAAGAAACGGACGTTTCTGTGGGGGCGTCACTGATGATGTAAACGGGTTTCTTGGCCGGCATCTTTTATTGTCTCCTTTTTATTCAATGCGGATTTCCCGCAATCAAACCGGTACAATTCAAAATGCAAAAAGGGTGAAAGGATAAATCTGAGCGCGTATGTTTCGCCACACTCAATTTACAGGCAAGGTCTGAAATGATGTTTTGCTTTGATTACAGGAACTTTGATATCTAATGATTTTCCTGCGGTCAAGCAAAATGAATATTTTGGGAAAAGTACTCATTTAACGGATTACGCTCCGGCCGGCAACACAAGGGCCGCCCATTGGATTATTAACACAAGGGACGCCCATTGGATTATTGGTTTTCCGGCGGCAACAAGTTCAACTTCTTCTCTTCCGCAATCTTCTGCCCCCGCACAACCGCCTGGCTCACCGAAGGCTGGGACAAGTTTATTTTTTTCGATAGTTCCACGGTCGTCATTCCAAGCTTCCGCACCCCCCAGTAACATAGCAAGCTGCGGGCCTCCACGATCCGGACGTATTTGCCGGCTGCCAATATATCACGCGGTTCTATATCCAGTACGGCAGACACTCTCTGAAGCAGCCATTCAAAACCGTAATCCTGAGCCTTAAGCGCGGGGCTGCTCACTATTTTTTCCTGAGCAGCTTCCAACGCCTTTTCAACGAAATCCCCTTCACCCAGTATCCGTTCATCACCCTTAACATGCAATGAACCCCTGCGCATGGATTTCACCGCCGCCCATCCACCAGCGCTTCGGATTAACCCGCCTCCGATTAGATCGGTCCGGCGGCCGGCAGCCAGACCCTTCGCCACAAATTCCCTGTAGCGCTGTCGGCCGGTTGAAACTCGCTTTCCATAAAACCTTAAAATGTAATCCGTATCCTGCCAGGTATTTCTTAAATGGCCCATCAGGGAGCTGTGGCCGCCATAAGGATATTTATCTAAACCTTCAAGGCCTTCTACGAGACCGACACGCAGGGGGTTTAGGTGAATATAGCGCACCAATTCTAACAAGTACAAATTTTCCTGGCACAGAATGGATTTATAACGATTTTGAAACAAGTGGCCATGCCGGCCGTGTCGCCGGTTAAAGCTGATCGCATATCCGGTTAAAAGTCGCCGCATCACTGTAGCAATCGGGGTTTGACCTGTTCGCAGCAGCAGATGCAAATGATTGGGTATCAAGGCCCAGGCGAAACAGGGCGTGCCGGTTTCAGACAAGACATGACCCAGCCGCTGCAAGAAGTTATCCCGATCCTTGTCATCGTAAAAAATCTTGCTGCGCTCGATACCCCTTACGATAATATGATGCAGGGCGCCGGAAGCATCTATGCGGGCTTTGCGTGGCATGATCGCTGCATATCAGATAAGACAAAATCTGTAAACCAATAATCCAATGGACGTCCCCATATTGCGATTGGCGACCATTATTCGGAACCCTTTTTCACCACCAGGTTCTTTTGCGCCTCTTTCTTGCGACTGTTCTTTTCCACAAAAAACGGTTTTCCCGTGTCATACGCTTTTGCGGTGTAATACATCAGGGTTGCCGGGGTCGACGGCGACGGGGTGAAGATCTGCACCTGCCGGGGCCTGAACTTGAGCACCTCCCGGCTAAACCGGTTTAGCCGGCCCATGTGCGCCAGGGTGCACCCGGGATAGGCCGCGATAAAATAGCAGGTCAAAAACTGTTTTTTCTTTAAACGCCTGTTGATCGTTTCAAAACGATCTTTGAACGCGATAAATCCTTCTATCGCCGGTTTTCCCATCAATGCCAGAATCTCATTTTCGGAATGCTCGGGCGCCAGCTTCAACTGGCCTGAGATGTGGTGCCGGATAATCTCTTCAAGGTATTCAAGCCCGTGGTCGGCGTCCTGCAAGATAAGATCATGGCGGATGCCCGATCCGATAAATACCTTTTTGACACCGGGCAGCTCCCGCAGTTTTTTTAAGAGCGCGATCTGGAGGCTGTGATCGACCTTCAGCTTCTCGCAGACCACCGGCGTCAGGCAGCGTTTGCGGCGGCAGGCCCCTTTTTTACTTTTGCGTCCGCACTCGATCCCGTACATATTGGCGGTGGGGCCGCCCACATCCTGAATCGTTCCCTTAAATTCCGGATGGGCGGTAAGAACTTTCGCCTCCCTTAGAATGGACGCCTCCGTGCGGTCAGTTACGGTGCGCCCCTGATGTGCCGATATGGCGCAGAAATGGCATTCGCCGTAACACCCCCGGTGCGTGGTCAGGCTGAAGCGGATGGTTTCAAGGGCGCGCACAGGCCCCCGGGAGGCATAATACGGATGAACGTCCCGCTCGTAGCCGGGTTCATGCACATGATCGAGCTCCGCCGGCGTCAGGGGAAGCTGGGGCGGATTGTGGATCAGGTAGCGGCTGTCCTGCTGCTGGCAGAGACCTCTGGCGGTGACGGGGTCATTGTTCCCATAGAAAATCTTAAACATCCGGCTGAAAGCCGCCGGCTCTGCCCCAACATCCGCGTGGGAAGGCAGCTCGATAAATCCTTCCTTTTTCTCCGCCGCAATATAGCAGATCCCGCGCACATCCCAAACCGGACGCTCGTCCCGGATTCTCTTTGCCAGCTCCAGGATGGTGCGTTCGCCCATGCCATACACCAGGATATCGGCCTTGGCGTCAAAGAGAATGGAGCGCCGGATGCTGTCGGACGGATGGTGATAATGGGAGATACGCCGCAGGCTTGCTTCCATGCCCCCGAGCACAATCGGCCGGGTATTTTTAAAATAGCGGCGCACCAGGTTGCTGTAGGCGATCACCGCCAGGTCCGGCCGCCGGTTGTTCCTGCCCCCGGCGGTAAGATCGTCCTGCCGGCGCTTTTTGCCTATGGCGGTATAGTTCGCTATCATCGAGTCCATGCATCCGGACGTAATGCCCCAGAAGAGGTCCGGTTCGCCCAGGCGGCGGATGTCCCTTTCGCCGGTGATATCCGGCTGGGCGATGATGCCCACCCGGAAGCCGGCATCCAGCAGCACCTTGCCGATAACCGCAACCCCGATAAAGGGCGAATCCACATAGGTATCCCCGGTCACCAGGATCACATCCAGCGACTGCCAGCCCAACGCTTTAAGCTCATCTTTTGTAGTGGGTATGAACATCCTATCCCTTACGGTCTCCTTCTATCCGCATACATCAACATCATTATACTATGATTATATGACTTTCCGGATAATACATCAAGAAGGTTAATGGCACGACGGAATGTTTCAAATTTGGGTGTTTTAAAAAGTACAGCCCATTAGCGCTTCAGGGGGATATTGGGAAATCTGAAAATAAAAACCAGAGAAAGCAGCGGGATCAAAGCAACGCCGAAAAGCACCGGCTGGATGGAAAAGAGGTCCGCCAGTTTTCCCACCAGCGGTGAAATCATCCCGCCCAGCCCGTAAGCAAATCCCATCATCAGGCTGGCCACCATGGATCTTCCCCGGGGCGCCAGTTTCTGGGCCATGACCACCCCCAGCGGCATGGTCGCCAGAGTGAAAAACCCGGCCAGGACCGCCCCCGGATATACCCAATTGCCGGGCAGGTAAAGCAGCAGAATCAGCGCCAGGGGCATTAGTATATGGGCTGTAAGGAAAACAGGTTTGAATCCGATACGGTCGGAAAGATGCCCGGACAAGATACCGCTGATCGTACCTGCCAGCGTGAACAGGGAGAACACCACGCCGGCTGAAACAAGCGAATACCCTTTGGACACATACATCACCGGCATGAAGGTCATAAAGGACTGGCCGACGACGGCGCGCAAGACCATGACCAGCCAGATCAGGAAAATCGGTTTTCGGGCCGGCCCCATAGTTTCCTTGAGGGTGCCGAAAAATCCCAGTTTTTTAAGCCCTTCGCTTTGCGGCTGGGGAACGGCAACAAACAGATAGGCGGCCGCGGCAAGACCGAGCACCATGGTCCCCGGCAAAGCCTCCAAACCGAAAGTGGCCGCATACCAGGTGACGAACAGCGGCCCCAGGGCAAACGACAGGGTGCCGCCGGTGTTGAAAATCGACATGGACAGGCCGGCATTCCGGCCGGCATAAAGGGAAACCATACCGGTCACCGACGGGTGGTACATGGCGGACCCGATGGACCCGGCTGCAACACAAAGGAGCAGGATTAAAAACGTGGGGGCAACACCCGACAGGGGGATGAACACAACGGACAGCAGCAGCCCCCCAAGAATAAACACCCGGGTCTGATAGCGGTCGGCCAAGTATCCCACGGACGGCTGGACGATAAAGGCCAGCAACCGGACAGTGCCGGCGATGATGCCGACCTGCGCCAGGGAAAGATTCAATTTTTCTACAAACAGCGGAAACAGCGGATTGATGAACGAACTGTAAAAATCACCGGCAAAATGGACCAGGGTAAGTGCAGCAATGACTTTGATATTGGCTTTCGCGTTTTCAGGTGTCATTAAAAGTGGCTATCCTCTATAAATATCATTTTTATGATAAAAGATGTGTATCTGGTTGTGTTTAAAACAAAGTTTGTTTTTATAGCCGAGCAGGCAGGGGTGGTCAAGGAGAAACGCAAGACGACGGATCATAGACACGATCAGTAGTTATTGAACCTTGGCAGAATCGTCATGGTACGGTGTTAACGAACGAAATTAATGGCCTTCGCCGGAGAGATACCTTTATTTTGAAGCAAGGTTTTATCGGTCGAATACTAAAAGCAATGCCTTGGTTGCTTTGGAATGATCGTCCCCGGAATCGTCAAATACCGCCATGGCGAAGCTGTAGCGCTTTTTGGGATTGAATTTCACATCATCCTCATGTCCGGTATCTAGTTTTCGATAAAGCATAACGCTCCATTGGCCGTCCTGGTAGCGGCTTTCAGCTTTAACATCAAAACGGGACCCATTCGGTTTGACCGGCAACCTGAAAGGGATCACCGTACCCGGCTGAAACACGGAATAATCTTTAATCGGTATGGCATCTTCTTTCAACAGAAATTCCGGCGAGGCGTCTTTGCGCGCCGGATTCGGCATATACAGGGGGCGCAGTCCATCGCCGGTCTGATTGTTAATATCGCCGCCGCTTCCGGCGTCTTTTCTCCGGCCGGTTTCGCGATAGGAGCCCGTGGGATTGCCGGCCACTGTTAACCAGGCATCATCGGCATATTTATATGGATCGGAGCGTGCTGCTTTCCAATGCCATAAATCTCCCTTCTCGGTTGCCCTGCTTGTGGCAAACTTCCATTGTGATTTGGGAAGATCGGCCGGACTATGGCATGTTACCGCACAACCTCTGGAAGCAAACTTATTGATGCGGGTGATTTCAAAAAGCAGTGCGATGCGGTCCTCATTGCCCTGCATATGAAACCAGCGTTTGCCGTCATACTGCCAGGATTGCTTGATGATACTTCGCGTAGGATCTTTCCATTGCAAATGGAAAAATATGCTGTCGTCCGTATATATGGCGCGGGTAGTGACGAATTCTCCCTCACGGTTCAATTCTCCGCGTCCTTTAACCGGGACCTGGACGGGGCGTATTTGCTGCCAAATCGCATCATCCAGTCCCCGGGGGGCCTGGCCCTGGCGCATGGCGTTGATGATCAGGACGTCACCCCCCGCCGACAACCCCACCGGTTTCATCAGCTGAATGACAACCACCATTGAAATTATCCATAAACAAGCGACGGTCCTTTGACCCATCCGGCACCTCTTCGATTTTTTATTTTCCGGTCGATACAAAATGCTCGATATACCCCATTAGTGAAAGGCCCGTCATGCCGACCATGATAACGGCAGCGATAATCATTACGGAGATGCGCCGGGCAGGATCCCGTTCGGCCGACCTGTCTAAAAACGGCAGGGCAGCCAACAGCCCGAAAAGCCCCCCGGGAATAACCACCGTTCCGATTACGGCAAACGGACCGCTAAATATCGCCACGAGCTGGTTGAGAAACAGAACCCACCATTCCGGTTTGGGAATAAAAGCCGAATCCGTCGGATCCGCCGGATCTCCCAAAGGTGCCGTCCAGTGTTGCGAGACCAGGCCCAGGACAGCCGTGACAATTAAAAATAATAACAACCATCGATTCAATATGCCGGGGAGAAAAGATATCCGCCGAACAGACCTTTCTTCTCCAAACAAGGGCTCGGATAAGCCCCGGTATAGTATAAAATGAAAATGAACAGCCATCGCCAGCACGAGCATGCCCGGCAAAAAGAGGGTATGCAGGACATAAAACCGGGTCACTGCGACAATGCCGGTCAAGGGGCCGCCCTGTAAAAATCGCACCGCAAGATCCCCGATGAACGGAATGGAGTGGATGATGCTGAGCCGGACCCGGGTGGACCAGTACCCTTTTTGATCCCAGGGCAGCAAGTCGCCGGTGATGATAAACATCGGCACAATAACCAAGAAAACGACACCTGAAATCCAGACCATTTGTCGGGGGGCCTTGTAAGCCCCCACGACAAATGAACGCAACAGATGCACGCCCATTACGACCAGCAGTATATTCCACGAGTAATGATGAATGCCTTTGATAATCGTGCCGAACGGCAGGCTGAAAAGCGCAAAGTCGACACTGTCATAAGCGGTTCCGGGAACCGGCGAATAGTAAAACGCCATAACGCTTCCCGATAGAAAAAGCAAAACCAATAAGACCAGATTCAAGGCTCCGAAAAATCGATGCCACGTAATGGCATCCCTGCGAATCTGTAGTTCCGAAAGACTCGCGACAATCTGCTCCAGGCCGAGATTTGCAATCAGCAGATCTGCCATATTCT
It encodes the following:
- a CDS encoding SUMF1/EgtB/PvdO family nonheme iron enzyme, with the translated sequence MTPIEQIIYKILGAKTFDALIGLLKDNRTPLQKAYDEALEKTKQWYEQEYKHKFGRKNNRFFHYQISDEELEKFCFILQNPDIKLIAQLKIDGVDTVPEDIVQDFVDHLIMEMGKYPECDDVFAKRDLILTTHQIGVDTSTLVKLNAAGLKEIEEQTRIQRQLLEITKGSDKAVTKMEIKPLNWRKLYEVFKKELSWIKIKHIGRGFDRDDPERLKVSDVYFEQSAALEDVRYDLPDSESLKDYKKNEKIKKFLSHPLTWSDYISRYLKERGEIFEYTGDANDGLQVFCRTAEAFVDFVRDRIRELTSSDFRSLIEKVAKKTKSEPAAVIGILDWYFKHSRRSEPLLKLVKPPFSCLVTGNAGSGKTTAMKALGGNLFRNLEKADNDGNPTPIFVRLHALPESFTKVPDKTKQRDTLIEYVCNDWNRQLDADTQLSNEALVNQRRTVQLLLDGFDEIASEEMRKSLATTVAAMVQDAFNIIVTSRPAAIDESMLDSFSLPQIRLLDLTEPQINDFVHRFYKFFRERDPELAEDNTTSFISALEESDSALELAGNPLYLTVMILMHVKDEILPQRRLDLFCEFVNMLLYQRKLDSAREQKGFSPVFRLEVPGGRNIVWQESTYIDLLSRIALSVHRDTKESVYIVPQKVSDAVMEQKSLRRVVRGINLKRLEIEFIEFCDGTLGILEKRGRYHSFSHRVIQEYFAAMRISGFEKGDILKFWETEALADPLRWNEVARLLFCKIKEKEYLFDYLEEKWSEDILKTSNSRAVKMVVESLYDLQGYYSETDKVRYLAEEVKTALIAKRDASHKEREMFLTCSDALGFIGEPEIGIQNPPAVRLEAEKPFKMGGEGKDEYSHEVSLSPFWINKYPVTNSEFKEFIRQGGYKDGRYWQDDHSKFGFDGRKFKKEKNLDEPLLWNDERFGRKRPLAPVVGVSWYEAMAFCRWWTLTYGSEWGQSRGIDGEVMMRLPTEAEWEFSAKGYEDREYPWGDKPPDSKEGFANVGKWS
- a CDS encoding transposase, yielding MPRKARIDASGALHHIIVRGIERSKIFYDDKDRDNFLQRLGHVLSETGTPCFAWALIPNHLHLLLRTGQTPIATVMRRLLTGYAISFNRRHGRHGHLFQNRYKSILCQENLYLLELVRYIHLNPLRVGLVEGLEGLDKYPYGGHSSLMGHLRNTWQDTDYILRFYGKRVSTGRQRYREFVAKGLAAGRRTDLIGGGLIRSAGGWAAVKSMRRGSLHVKGDERILGEGDFVEKALEAAQEKIVSSPALKAQDYGFEWLLQRVSAVLDIEPRDILAAGKYVRIVEARSLLCYWGVRKLGMTTVELSKKINLSQPSVSQAVVRGQKIAEEKKLNLLPPENQ
- a CDS encoding YgiQ family radical SAM protein yields the protein MFIPTTKDELKALGWQSLDVILVTGDTYVDSPFIGVAVIGKVLLDAGFRVGIIAQPDITGERDIRRLGEPDLFWGITSGCMDSMIANYTAIGKKRRQDDLTAGGRNNRRPDLAVIAYSNLVRRYFKNTRPIVLGGMEASLRRISHYHHPSDSIRRSILFDAKADILVYGMGERTILELAKRIRDERPVWDVRGICYIAAEKKEGFIELPSHADVGAEPAAFSRMFKIFYGNNDPVTARGLCQQQDSRYLIHNPPQLPLTPAELDHVHEPGYERDVHPYYASRGPVRALETIRFSLTTHRGCYGECHFCAISAHQGRTVTDRTEASILREAKVLTAHPEFKGTIQDVGGPTANMYGIECGRKSKKGACRRKRCLTPVVCEKLKVDHSLQIALLKKLRELPGVKKVFIGSGIRHDLILQDADHGLEYLEEIIRHHISGQLKLAPEHSENEILALMGKPAIEGFIAFKDRFETINRRLKKKQFLTCYFIAAYPGCTLAHMGRLNRFSREVLKFRPRQVQIFTPSPSTPATLMYYTAKAYDTGKPFFVEKNSRKKEAQKNLVVKKGSE
- a CDS encoding MFS transporter, with translation MTPENAKANIKVIAALTLVHFAGDFYSSFINPLFPLFVEKLNLSLAQVGIIAGTVRLLAFIVQPSVGYLADRYQTRVFILGGLLLSVVFIPLSGVAPTFLILLLCVAAGSIGSAMYHPSVTGMVSLYAGRNAGLSMSIFNTGGTLSFALGPLFVTWYAATFGLEALPGTMVLGLAAAAYLFVAVPQPQSEGLKKLGFFGTLKETMGPARKPIFLIWLVMVLRAVVGQSFMTFMPVMYVSKGYSLVSAGVVFSLFTLAGTISGILSGHLSDRIGFKPVFLTAHILMPLALILLLYLPGNWVYPGAVLAGFFTLATMPLGVVMAQKLAPRGRSMVASLMMGFAYGLGGMISPLVGKLADLFSIQPVLFGVALIPLLSLVFIFRFPNIPLKR
- a CDS encoding ethylbenzene dehydrogenase-related protein, producing the protein MVVVIQLMKPVGLSAGGDVLIINAMRQGQAPRGLDDAIWQQIRPVQVPVKGRGELNREGEFVTTRAIYTDDSIFFHLQWKDPTRSIIKQSWQYDGKRWFHMQGNEDRIALLFEITRINKFASRGCAVTCHSPADLPKSQWKFATSRATEKGDLWHWKAARSDPYKYADDAWLTVAGNPTGSYRETGRRKDAGSGGDINNQTGDGLRPLYMPNPARKDASPEFLLKEDAIPIKDYSVFQPGTVIPFRLPVKPNGSRFDVKAESRYQDGQWSVMLYRKLDTGHEDDVKFNPKKRYSFAMAVFDDSGDDHSKATKALLLVFDR
- a CDS encoding cytochrome b N-terminal domain-containing protein produces the protein MAATEQKSKQNMADLLIANLGLEQIVASLSELQIRRDAITWHRFFGALNLVLLVLLFLSGSVMAFYYSPVPGTAYDSVDFALFSLPFGTIIKGIHHYSWNILLVVMGVHLLRSFVVGAYKAPRQMVWISGVVFLVIVPMFIITGDLLPWDQKGYWSTRVRLSIIHSIPFIGDLAVRFLQGGPLTGIVAVTRFYVLHTLFLPGMLVLAMAVHFHFILYRGLSEPLFGEERSVRRISFLPGILNRWLLLFLIVTAVLGLVSQHWTAPLGDPADPTDSAFIPKPEWWVLFLNQLVAIFSGPFAVIGTVVIPGGLFGLLAALPFLDRSAERDPARRISVMIIAAVIMVGMTGLSLMGYIEHFVSTGK